A region of the Paracoccus jeotgali genome:
GCGCTGGCCGAGAACTCGAACCTGCGCGCCGCGCTGTCGGTTCTGCCCGACACGGTGTTTTCCGGCCTCACACCGGACGTCGCCCGGTATGTCGACCTGACGGCACTGGCCGAAGCCCATGATGGCACCCTGGGGCGCGAGGCGCTCGCCCGCGCCCTGATGGGCGGCGGCATCCGCCCGGTCGAGGCGATTGCGGTCGGCACGGCAGAAGGCTTCGGCGAAAAGGCTGGGGTCGACGCCTCGGCACTGGCCTTCGTGGCCGGGATGGGGCAGCCGCCCGAAGCGGTGTCGATCTGGGGTCTTGCCGACGAGACCGCTGCCACTACCGCGTTCGCCAGCCTATCGGAGCGCGGTTTCGAGGAACTGCCATCGGGGATGATTGCCAACGGAGAGCCTGGCGTGATGAACCTTGCCGGGCGCGATCCTGCGGACCCGTGGCGGGGGACGATGGGGCAGCCATCGGTCGTGGCGCGTTCCGGCCTGACCCTGCTGCAGGCGGACGATGCCGCGGTGCTGGAGCCGCTTCTGGCTGATGGACCGTCTGCGTTGGATACGCCCGCCGGCAAGACTATCCTTGCCGGGTTGGAGGCGCAGGAGGGCGCGGTGCTGCAGGTCGCTTTCCTCGGCCCTTGGCACGGGCTGAGCGGCAGGATCGATCCCACTGTCCTGGCCGGCAAGACCCCGGAGGAAGCGCGCACCGCGCTGGAAGAGGCTGCCGCCGCCTCCCCGGTCGGCCTACCACTGTGGCAGAGTGCCGCGCTGGCTGATGTGGAGACGCCCGAGGGTCCTACTCTGATCCTTGCACTCGCCTATGCCGACTGTCCCGAAGCGCAGGCGGCGGCGGAGCGCGCCGCTGAGCTGTGGCGCGGGATGGACGGCGCGGACGGGGACCTCGCCGCGGCAAGCACCGCACCGCCCACGCCATCCGGCTGCGCGGCGGTCCTGCACGTCGCCAGTCTCGACGGCACGCCCGGTCCCTTCAACCGCGCCTCTCACGCCCTGATCACCGGGAACCTGCCCGCGCTGCGCATCGGGAGCGGGGGGTAATGGATGCTCGCCGGCCGGAAGAAGGGCGCGTCGGGCCCTGCAGGTCGTTGGCTCGTCGCGCTGGCGCTCATGGCCCTTCTCTCTGCCTGTGCGGATCGCCAGCGCGCCATTGATGCAGCGACCGCCTTGGCCGAAACCACCTATCCCGGCCAACTTGAACTTGTCGGCACCCAACTGCAGAAGGACCATTACGACGTCATCTTCGCGATCAAGGGGGATCCGTTCACCCGTGCCCGATGGGCTCCAATGCCGAATGCCGAATGGACCAAAAGGTCATGCAGCCGTTGCGGATCTTGCCCACGATCGAGATGCCGTCGTTTGCTTTGAGTCGACCGGCGGACAGGAATGGCAGCTCTGGGAAACGCTCGAGGCAGAAGGCGTCATCGCCCGACAAGTGCCGCCCGCTCAGGTGAAAGCATTCGCACGAAGCCGTGGCACACGCGCAAAAACCGACCGAATTGACGCGGAGCTTATTGCCCGCTTCTTTGCCTTCCGACCCGATGCTGGTCGCCGCCTTCCCGCAGAAAAGCTGAGATTGCTCAGAGCCTTGACCTCAAAGCGGGCCCAGATTGTCGAGATGCGGAAACGTCTACTGGCCCAGATCCGCGCGCATCAGAAGCTTGGCACAGCCGAGATGTTTGACAGCGTCGATACCGAACTAAAGGCTCGGCTCGACTGCCTGATCAAGGAATTGGAAGCCAGAATCGGGGCCGCCATATCCAGCGACGCTTTGGTGGCAGAGACCGCTGGTGTTCTCCGCTCCATCCCCGGGATCGGACCCGTGGCCAGCACAATGCTGATCGCAGAAATGCCTGAGCTTGGCACCATCACCGGCGAACAGGCTGCAGCTCTCGTAGGGCTCGCCCCCGTGGCGCATGACAGTGGAACCCTTCGCGGGAAGCGGACCATTGCAGGCGGTCGCCGTGCCCTGAGACATGTGATGTTCCAGGCTGCTCTGGTCGCCGCGCATCACAACCCGTCCATGAAGGCCTTTGCGGATCGCTTGCGAAAAGCCGGGAAACCACACAAGGTCATCATAACAGCGGTCGCCCGGAAACTGGTCAACCTTGCTAATGCCCTGTGTAAAAGCCGTCAGAAATGGACGCCTTCGACCGCGTGAGGATACAGTTGCTAGGTCGACTCCCATTCTCACGATTTCGATGGCATCTCCCCTCTCCGATCTGTCCAACTTGAAAAGTCTCGCCGCAACCGGGCGGCGGGGTCGATACCATTGCCCCTTCCAGGCAATTCAGCAGGCATAGTACATCGCGTATTCGATCGGGTGAGGGGTGTGCTCATAGGCATAGACCTCTTCCCATTTCAGCCGGATATGGGCGTCGAGCTGGTCGCGGGTGAAGACGTCGCCGGCGAGCAGGAAGTCCATGTCCTTTTCCAGCTCTTCCAGCGCCTCGCGCAGGCTGCCGCAGACGGTGGGGATGCTTTCCAGCTCTTCCGGGGGCAGGTCGTACAGATCCTTGTCCGAGGCCGGGCCGGAGTCGATCTTGTTGCGGATGCCGTCGATCCCGGCCATCAGCAGCGCGGCAAAGCACAGATAGGGGTTGGCCGAGGGGTCGGGGAAGCGGGCCTCGACGCGCTTGGCCTTGGGGCTTTCGGTCCACGGGATCCGCACGCAGCCCGAGCGGTTGCGCGCCGAATAGGCCCGCAGCACCGGCGCCTCGAACCCCGGGATCAGCCGCTTATAGCTGTTGGTCGAGGGGTTGGTCAGCGCGTTCAGCGCCTTGGCGTGTTTCAAGATGCCGCCGATGAACCACAGCGCCTCTTGCGAGAGATCGGCGTATTTGTCGCCCGCGAACAAGGGCTTGCCATCGCGCCAGATCGACATGTTGACATGCATGCCGCTGCCATTGTCGCCCTTCATCGGCTTGGGCATGAAGGTCGCGGATTTTCCATAGGCGTGGGCGACGTTGTGGATGACGTATTTGTATTTCTGCATGTTGTCGGCCTGCT
Encoded here:
- a CDS encoding IS110 family RNA-guided transposase, whose amino-acid sequence is MPNGPKGHAAVADLAHDRDAVVCFESTGGQEWQLWETLEAEGVIARQVPPAQVKAFARSRGTRAKTDRIDAELIARFFAFRPDAGRRLPAEKLRLLRALTSKRAQIVEMRKRLLAQIRAHQKLGTAEMFDSVDTELKARLDCLIKELEARIGAAISSDALVAETAGVLRSIPGIGPVASTMLIAEMPELGTITGEQAAALVGLAPVAHDSGTLRGKRTIAGGRRALRHVMFQAALVAAHHNPSMKAFADRLRKAGKPHKVIITAVARKLVNLANALCKSRQKWTPSTA
- the glnA gene encoding type I glutamate--ammonia ligase, translating into MKVEDVLSLMETEEVVCVDLRFTDLKGKLQHMTLAAEMVDGDLFEEGFMFDGSSVAGWKSIDQSDMKLMPDPASAYLDPFYAEKTLCLHCDVVEPDTGEPYSRDPRSTAARAEAYLRACGIGDVSYWGPEAEFFLFDDVRYAVTPQKVSYEIDAAAAAWNTDASFEMGNTGHRAPHKGAYFPVNPIDEGQDIRGEMLSTMKRMGIKVDKHHHEVATCQHELGMIFGGLVEQADNMQKYKYVIHNVAHAYGKSATFMPKPMKGDNGSGMHVNMSIWRDGKPLFAGDKYADLSQEALWFIGGILKHAKALNALTNPSTNSYKRLIPGFEAPVLRAYSARNRSGCVRIPWTESPKAKRVEARFPDPSANPYLCFAALLMAGIDGIRNKIDSGPASDKDLYDLPPEELESIPTVCGSLREALEELEKDMDFLLAGDVFTRDQLDAHIRLKWEEVYAYEHTPHPIEYAMYYAC